A region from the Acanthopagrus latus isolate v.2019 chromosome 8, fAcaLat1.1, whole genome shotgun sequence genome encodes:
- the miox gene encoding inositol oxygenase, whose product MRVVSLGPDPSLAYRPNLAKAGAKEKEEYRNFETGSLIDRVFKTYNLMHTNQTLDFVKQKSSEWTGCTHTRMGMMDAIMSLDQLVDESDPDVDFPNSFHAFQTAEGIRQVHPDKDWFQLVGLIHDVGKIMALWDEPQWAVVGDTFPVGCRYQNSIVFRDTTFLDNPDEKNPSCNTEHGIYEPKCGLDSVFMSWGHDEYLYKVMKFNNCSIPEEGLYMIRFHSFYPWHSHGDYMHLCNDKDLRMLPWVQEFNKFDLYTKTTELPDIDELKPYYQSLIDKYCPGILKW is encoded by the exons ATGAGGGTCGTCAGTCTC GGTCCAGACCCATCGCTGGCTTATCGGCCAAATTTGGCGAAGGCTGGAGCTAAAGAGAAGGAAGAATACAGAAACTTTGAG acaggaagtctgaTCGACCGTGTCTTCAAAACATACAACTTGATGCACACCAACCAGACGCTGGACTTTGTGAAACAGAAG TCATCTGAATGGAccggctgcacacacactcggaTGGGAATGATGGACGCCATCATGTCTCTAGACCAGCTGGTGGACGAGTCCGATCCTGACGTGGACTTTCCAAACTCCTTCCACGCCTTCCAGACTGCCGAGGGCATCCGCCAAGTGCACCCAGACAAAG ACTGGTTCCAGCTGGTGGGTCTGATCCACGATGTTGGGAAGATCATGGCTCTCTGGGATGAACCACAG TGGGCTGTAGTGGGTGACACCTTCCCAGTGGGCTGCAGGTATCAAAACTCCATCGTGTTCAGAGACACGACCTTCCTGGATAACCCAGATGAAAAAAATCCCAGCTGCAA TACTGAACATGGGATCTATGAACCAAAGTGTGGGCTGGACAGTGTCTTCATGTCCTGGGGCCACGATG AGTATCTCTACAAAGTTATGAAGTTCAACAACTGTTCCATCCCAGAGGAG GGGCTGTACATGATTCGCTTCCATTCGTTCTACCCTTGGCACTCCCACGGAGACTACATGCACCTGTGCAATGACAAAGACCTGCGCATGCTGCCCTGGGTCCAAGAGTTCAA CAAATTTGACTTGTACACAAAGACCACCGAACTGCCGGACATCGACGAGCTGAAGCCGTACTACCAGTCTCTGATCGACAAGTACTGTCCGGGAATACTGAAGTGGTGA